CAATTATTTAAAGATTAAAAGAAATTTAATAAAGCCATAATATAAAGGAGTATGTTTGCCCCATTAGCAATGTTTCCCCTATTCAGACTCATTGACCATGAAACAACTTTCTACTTAGAAGAATATAAAGTTTTCACTAGGTGAATGCATAAAGTAGGGGTGgacatttgacccgaaaaacccgCAAATCCGCCCGACTTgcaactcaaaaactcattttTTGGAAAAACCTGACGGATTCAGGTTAAATCCGATCCGAATCCGAAATTTTTTTGGTCGGGTTCGGGTTTAAACcggaaatctgaaaaaaaaaatagtatttttgaaaaaaagtgtaaaaaatagtatttttgcagAATTCGacttttcggcccaaaacccatTAGCCCCAgcccaacccaaaatcaaacccgaaatctaaaaaaaatgatagttttgaaaaaaagtgtaaaaaaatagtatttttgcaaaatttggcttTTAAGCCCAAAACACAAATGGCCCAGCCCAACCCGAATCAAACCCAAACCTGAGTAAAACCCGaaacacaaaatccaaaaattttggatcggtttcggtaccatttttctcaacCCGAAACCCGTAAAATCCAAACCAgataaaccctaaacccgaaaatCCAACACATGTGCACCCCTAACATAAAGTATATAAGACAtgaagtatatatatgtataaagttGAATTAATGTACTTTTCTTCTGCTTCAAGATCTTGTAATATATATTACTTTACGCGACAATTAGGAAtggaattatataaatataaatatttatatatattagctAGGTTTCGAAAAAGAAATGATTAATTACTGTGAAATACATTTATCAACAATTTTCCACATAACCTTATGGATTGATTgtgtaattaaaaaataaaacacttaataatttaaacaaaagcTATAGATTTTAAAAAAGTTGTTAGTTAAATATATTTGAACTTTCAATCTTCTACAACAAATTCCTGACTAATAATTGCAGTTAATAGTGTGTATTTAATAGTTAATAACTTGATTGTCGGAGTATTTTTGTCATGACTTAAATGTTAAGATCAAACTTGCTTAAATCATGCTAACACTGactaaaaaaaattcacaatttaTTACTAATGCCTAGTTTTAGTTATAATAAGTTGTAACTTTTATAACTGATTTACTTCTAGCCACAAATATTTTAGTAACGATATAAACAATTTTATCATTTTAGGCTTGTGTATATCTTAAGTTTTAACCGACACTACATACTTTAGatgatgaagaaaaatgaaagcaATTAACATACTTTTTAAACATTATGGTACAATTATTCCATATCAATCAATTTAATTGATTCAATTATAAACAGTTTAGGTGAACAAAGAGTCTTGGACCCATATCTCAAATTAAAGTGACAAGGAATCTAATAAATAATTACTTTAATTCTATTATTTAACGTTAATTGAGTCCTGTCAAAAAATCAAAATGCATCGCACATCATCACTTTATCTAAAACCCTacacttataaatatatatgtgctACAAAAATACAGCACACAAATTAAAATTTGTCCCCCTTTTATTTTTGTCAATAAAAAATATCCttcttatatgtatatatatatatatattatttaactgACATTAATTAAACTTTCCTAtagttagaaaataaaatttaatgccagtttaaaaaatatacttataataagatgaataataaataaataaaaaaaatatgtgtaatgatccatattaatttttctttatcaCTTGAGACACTAAAATTCAAGCTATATATCTTTTTAGTGTTTGGATTCTCATCACatttcaaatatatatcacatatctTCAAAGTCATATTTTTGGCACAAGAATATTTTCTGTAGTTTTACCATGGTACTTTTCCCTAGGCCTAGTATTCCATGTCCCACTATCCAAAAGAAAGTACTGGATCAGTTAATATTAATTCCACAAAATTAAATTATTGATGTACTATAGTTATAATGGAAAGTCTATAGATGTAGTTAATTGCTTTGTCTATAAATAGAGTTGAAACCAAAGCCTTCTCTACAATTCCATAGCTCTCCTTCAAAGGAATAATATGGCACCACATTGTAGTAGTGctgtttcttcttctcttctttcaatattttttattttcattttgctTCAATCACCGGACGTGGAAGCCATTAAAAAGGCAagaatataattcatatatacatatatatagagggagcgactacaacgcattcctttttttttgcaacacatgtgcatcctttttctatttcggcacctgaatagttataatcccaaaataatttatatgaatgtgTGTATTATAGCTATCCAGATGCCgaaaatagaaaaaggatgcaccAGTGTTACAAAAAAAAAGATGCGTTGTAGTCGTTCCATGTAAATATATTAAATCtgttatatttttctctcttctacTCAATCAATCTGAAGatttatgttacaatatgtgtaTGCATGCAGCCATATATTGTGTACATGGGAACACATTCGCATGGTCTGAACCCTTCCTCAGATGATCTTGAAAGGGCCACAAATTCTCATTACAACCTTCTTGGATCATACTTAGGAAGGTAATAATCATATCTCATACatcttttctctttttattttcctcataaaatgaaaatataattctttaattttcttGTGCAGTGAGGAAAAAGCCAAAGATGCCATCTTTTACtcgtataataaatatattaatggaTTTGCTGCAATTCTTGATGAGGCAGAAGCTGCAGAAATTCAAAGTAAGTCATTTGTCTTTTCTTTTCATGCAGCATACAACATATTACGTAGGGGTACACATGAGTtggattttcgggtttcgggttcggTTTTTACGGGTTTCGGGTTGAGAAAAATGGTACCAAAACCGATCCGAAATTTTCGGGTTTTATTCGGGTTCGGTTTCGGGTTTGATTCGGGTTGGACTGGGCCATCTGTGTTTTGGGCTGAAaagccaaattttgcaaaaataccattttttttacactttttttcaagaataccattttttaaatataattttttttttgaattttgggttgggctgggccaattgggttttgggccgaaaagccaaattttgcaaaaatactatttttttacactttttttcaaaaataccatttttttttggaTTTCGGGTTTGAACCCGAACTCGAGTTTTAACAAATTTCAATCCCGAACCCGACCTGAAttttttcgggttcgggtcggATTTAATCCAAATCCAaagggttttcccaaaaaaaaaaaacaagttttcggATTACGGATCGGGCGGGTTTGCGGGTTTGGCGGGTCAAATGTTCACGTGTTctatttttaaatatttcaaacaattgtttttttttttaaatatacaattggtttaattatatataataataataattaatacagAGCATCCAGATGTGGTATCAATTTTCTTGAGCAAAGGAGTGAAATTGCACACGACTCGTTCATGGGAATTTCTTAGATTGGAAGGAAATGACGAAGTCGTTGCTTCTCAATCTATTTGGACCAAAGCACGCTTTGGTGAAGATGTAATTATTGGAAATTTGGACGGTGGTATATATTTCGCTTACTCGTCTATTCTctttatatatgcatatatattagCAAGacaaaaatatattatcttaattatAACTATACTTTATTTTGTTCTTATACTATAATAATGGCATAATTGGTCCCTAATAAaattatagtttttatttttatttttaaatttttacagaaaatacttaattttgttaaaatattacatttttatggttaaatattttttatatcaaGTTTACGATTTTGAGtaaattttttcatttttatgtttAGTTGTTCTGGTAAATAATgtgtttttgtattttgttttaagtttattttagTATGTTGCCGTGAGtggtttttaagtttttttttcttaagaccatgtttttataattatatgaaattttgaaaattgtatttttaaaaatttgagtaaatatttttttaaaaaaaattaagaacaataaaaaattaactttATAGTAACAGAGATTTATAGACAAGATTACAATGTAATTAGTTTGGGCGGGTTGTTTTTATTGCCTCTGTTTGCACGGTTTTTGTGGGGTTATTGCCTTGTTTAGGTGTAttggttggttgattaatgaagctcatttccttcttgataaaaaaaaactaaaaaattatgtatttaagaaaaaatattcCTTTTATTTTTAAGAGGGGTGAGAGTTTGTTTATAGGTGTTTGGCCTGAATCAAAAAGCTTTAGTGAGTACGAAGGGATTGGGCCTATTCCATCAAAGTGGCGTGGAAGTTGTCAACCAGTCATTGATGATAAAATCCATTGTAATAGGTTGGTCCTTTTATCTCCACTTTCTGTTATTATTACTAACAATGTTTTTCACATGGAGTTTGTTTTCTGTCCTAGGGTATAAAATCTATACACTACATGAGAGCATTTATTAAACTTTATTATATATAGAAAATTTCAGCAGAAGAAAATTGTGTTCTAATTTCACAAAATTCACAAAATGACGActaaaatatctaatatttttaaaatattgtacttttatacTCATTTCTTTGCGgtaaatatattcaatattttcaaatgttgcacttttatatctaaacttttttttttgcagtaaatatatccaatatttttaaaatgttgcaatTTTATActtacttttttaattattttgacaaataataagaaagtaaaagaaaaatataggattttagttatttttaaaattttaaattattttcactttcaaaataataaaagaaataagattcttaaaattaatcaaaataattacaacttacATTTTTGCTTTACTTCTTTTCTTTCAAAATCTTATgttaaattgatgaaaatatataagtttttaattattttaaatcattttaataaaatatttattattgtttaatttaaaatttaaaaataattaaaatcctatatttttccgccactttcttattatttatcaaaataaaaaaaataagagtataaaagtgcaacattttaagaACATGGAGTATATTTACCGGGAAAAAAAGtttaggtataaaagtgcaacattttgaagacattgagtatattaTTTACCGCCAAAAAAACGGTTAGgtataaaagtacaatattttGAAAACGTATTTTAGCCACCATTTACTCTTTTTTAAATTCTATACAAttaactttttttcttttgtatCAAACATGAGATAAAGTTTTGATAACTTAATATGTATGTATAATTGTATAGATGTGTAATATTTTATTCATGTGAAATTTATGTATAGTGCATGCTAGTAACAAATTGTAACATTCTCATCCATATATTCCTTACTATTGTAATAAGCAAAAAATGTAACCAAATGCCTTTATTCATTTATAGTATTAAAAAATTACTATTTTCTTCATGACAAAAATCATGAGACTCcatcaatattcttacacttattccatgtgggacaccATAGTCTAATATGATCACAAGTGACCCATTTTTTTTagcttactttttttttttttggatctcaagtgttTTTTCGCACTATGCGGATCTCATGCGACTTGGCTCACTCTTTGGATCGGTGTAGATCGAATGCCCGCTAAGGAATTGACTAttgataccatgacaagaatcatgaagctccatctaaaaaccaattggtgattagtggagttacacatgttcttattaatggttcaatattcttacacttattccatgtgggacaccATAGTCTAATACTCAATTTTCCATTTGTTAGGAAGCTGATAGGAGCAAAGTACTTTAATAAAGGTTATCTTGCATATCTAAAGACCGTCAACGCCTCTACACTCAACAAAAACTTTTTCACTAGTCGAGATGACTATAATGGGCATGGGACTCATACTCTTTCCACAGCTGGGGGAAGCTTTGTCCCTGGTGCAAATATATTTGGCAATGCAAACGGCACTGCAAAGGGTGGCTCTCCCAAAGCCCGCGTCGCCGCTTACAAAGTTTGTTGGACTCCAATCAATGACATACCCTGCGTTGATGCTGACATTATGGCAGGATTTGATGAGGCAATAAGTGATGGTGTTGATGTGCTTTCCATCTCTCTTGGTGGTCACCCTCAAGAATTTTTTGAGGACGCAATTTCAATTGGGGGTTTTCATGCTATTATGAATAATATTGTTGTGGTTGTCTCAGCTGGCAACAATGGACCTGATCCTGAGACTGTGAGTAAAGTGTCACCGTGGTTATTAACTGTGGCAGCTAGTACAATCGACCGTGACTTCAATAGTTATGTAACTCTTGGAAACAAGAAGCAACTTAaggtaaaaataatttatataagtCTATCAAAGTTTGATTTCATGTTTTGTAATAAAAGTTTCGTATGGTAGGGATCAAGCCTTTCCTCAAGTAGCTTGCCATCTAAAAAATTTTATCCGTTGATCAGCGGGTCAAAAGCTGCTAAAGTAGATCCTTTATCTGCGTAAGTATAAATAATATTAACAATAATCTTGTTGGAAAAAATCATActggtattattattatttaatagttgtatatatatattttattcagTCAAAAATGTCTGCCGAAAAGCCTTGATCCAAAGAAAGTAAAGGGGAAGATCTTGATTTGTTATGTTGGGGATGGAATTTCACCCCTTGAAAAGGGTCACCAAGCTCTTATTGCGGGTGCTGTAGGAGTGGTTCTAATTAATGATATCTTGCTTAATGACAATGATCCCGATCCTCATCTTCTTCCTTCATCTCATCTCAATGGCACTCAAGGAAAATTTGTATACGAGTATCTCAACAGTACTAGGTAGTGACTTATTTCCTTATATGTTTCTTttctatatctttttttttttaacaacaaGATATAATATTTTTAGCTTCACTTTAACTCATCATGATACTTTTGAGACTACTTCAGAAACCCTAAAGCTTACATAACTCGGGCAAAAACTGAAGTAGAAGTAAAGCCATCCCCAATCATGGCTTCATTTTCATCCAGAGGACCTAATGTCATTGAGCCAGCTTTGCTCAAGGTCTACCTTCCaagctcctttttttttttttttttttggtttaatgATATGTTAAATAACTTTCTCCATATTATTACCTTTACAGCCGGATGTCACAGCACCAGGAGTGAATATTCTTGCAGCGTTTCCTGAAGCTTTCGGCCCAAGTGATCAACTACCATTTGATAAACGTCGGGTCCCATTTAACATAATGTCAGGAACTTCAATGTCATGTCCTCATGTTTCAGGGATTGTTGGTCTTCTCAAAACCCTTCACCCAAATTGGAGTCCTGCCATCATTCATTCGGCGATCATGACAACAGGTTAAttttacatatacatacatacgtATATTCCACAAATACTTGTCTTATAAAATTCTTTATCTCTCATTAAAGTTATAATTATTTACAGCTAGAATACAAGATAGCAACAAGGGACCACTGTTGGACTGGAATAGAAAAAAAGCAACACCTTTTCAATATGGTTCAGGCCATATCCAACCAAATCGAGCAATGGACCCTGGGCTTGTCTATGACACAACTATTGATGATTATTTAAACTTTTTATGTGCTCACGGCTATGATGAAACAATGCTGAAAACATTTACCAAGAAGCCATATAAATGCCCCACCTCATTCAATATAGCCAACTTCAACTACCCTTCGATTGTGAATACCAATCTTAGTTCACCGTCTGTGATAGTTactagaataattaagaatgttgGTGCCCCAGGCACTTACAAGGCTTATGTAAGGGCCCCAATTGGAGTTTCTATATATGTTAAACCTACCAGCTTGACTTTTGGCAAAATTGGTGAGGAAAAGAAATTTGAGATTATTTTGAAGCCAAAGGTTGCCAAGAAGACTGAAGACTATGTGTTTGGACAACTTAAATGGTCAGATGGGAAACACTATGTCCGGAGTCCTATAGTAGTCAAGTACTAGAAGATATATAATAAAGTAGTATAACTTAATATCATGTACAATATTTTGAAGATTAGATTCAAgggtatttatatttataatacatgttttttttgtcattttcgTTTTATGTAATATTATTGAAGAGTGAAAAGTTCTTTCAGTAATAAAAAAGTTAGATCATCATTGTTATTTACttctttattttagttttattcaagtagtCTTTGGGAATATATCCAATCCTTCTCATCTCCAATTGATGGTAAGAGATGATGTGACTACATTTTGagcaaacacaatatcatcaacataaatttgaGCAATAATAATGTCATAACTTACATTTTTTTATGAACAATATTTTATCTACACCACCTTTTCTACACCCACGTAACACCAAGAACTAAGTTAATCTTTCATACCAAGCTTAaagagcttgtttcaatccatacagAGCCTTTTTCAACCTTAAAACATGATCAAGGAAGTAGGGATCTTCAAATCCTTAGGCTGTTCCACAAAACTTCTTTATTAAAAAGGCgaatttaacatccatttggtataAACGATAATATATATAGGCAACAACCAAATCAAGTCTGGCTATAGGTGCaaatatttcatcaaaatctACCCCCTATACTTGAGTGTATCCCTGAGCCACCAACCTACCTAGCCACGTTTCCATCTATTATAACAAACTCATTAGATTTGTTTTTAAAAATCCATTTGGTAACTATGACATTAGTATGATTAGGCCTAGGTACAAGACTATATACATTATTTCTTGTGAATTGTTCTAACTCTTCTTTCATTGCTTTAATCCAATATTCATCATTCAAGGCCTCTTTCACAATTTTTGGCTCAAGATTGGAGATGAAACACTCAAATTGAACAAGATTGACATACCTTATTTCGGTGACCATACTTTCCTCAATATTACCTAGAATTAAGTCAGAAATATGATTCTTTTTTTACTCTGGTGGAGGGTTTCTTCTGAATAGGGTCAAAGATGATTTCTGGAATTTCTCATTTTGTTCGTTCAGATGTTATTGTAACAAATTCCATTTCTGGTGCAACAATTTCCAAAGCTACTGGAAAAAGTTCCACTACTATCACAACAGgggtttcttctttttcttccaaGAACCTTTCAAT
The Humulus lupulus chromosome 6, drHumLupu1.1, whole genome shotgun sequence DNA segment above includes these coding regions:
- the LOC133786261 gene encoding subtilisin-like protease SBT5.3, whose translation is MAPHCSSAVSSSLLSIFFIFILLQSPDVEAIKKPYIVYMGTHSHGLNPSSDDLERATNSHYNLLGSYLGSEEKAKDAIFYSYNKYINGFAAILDEAEAAEIQKHPDVVSIFLSKGVKLHTTRSWEFLRLEGNDEVVASQSIWTKARFGEDVIIGNLDGGVWPESKSFSEYEGIGPIPSKWRGSCQPVIDDKIHCNRKLIGAKYFNKGYLAYLKTVNASTLNKNFFTSRDDYNGHGTHTLSTAGGSFVPGANIFGNANGTAKGGSPKARVAAYKVCWTPINDIPCVDADIMAGFDEAISDGVDVLSISLGGHPQEFFEDAISIGGFHAIMNNIVVVVSAGNNGPDPETVSKVSPWLLTVAASTIDRDFNSYVTLGNKKQLKGSSLSSSSLPSKKFYPLISGSKAAKVDPLSAQKCLPKSLDPKKVKGKILICYVGDGISPLEKGHQALIAGAVGVVLINDILLNDNDPDPHLLPSSHLNGTQGKFVYEYLNSTRNPKAYITRAKTEVEVKPSPIMASFSSRGPNVIEPALLKPDVTAPGVNILAAFPEAFGPSDQLPFDKRRVPFNIMSGTSMSCPHVSGIVGLLKTLHPNWSPAIIHSAIMTTARIQDSNKGPLLDWNRKKATPFQYGSGHIQPNRAMDPGLVYDTTIDDYLNFLCAHGYDETMLKTFTKKPYKCPTSFNIANFNYPSIVNTNLSSPSVIVTRIIKNVGAPGTYKAYVRAPIGVSIYVKPTSLTFGKIGEEKKFEIILKPKVAKKTEDYVFGQLKWSDGKHYVRSPIVVKY